One Etheostoma cragini isolate CJK2018 chromosome 6, CSU_Ecrag_1.0, whole genome shotgun sequence DNA window includes the following coding sequences:
- the LOC117946935 gene encoding myelin-associated glycoprotein-like isoform X1, whose protein sequence is MLKGFGVMKLKLCFFFLLLNVIHDVQSQSATKWIANMPTSIPVLQGSCVVIPCIYTYPKPTSKRILNRWKGFWMKGKTIISTNIPKWRLTEEFRKRTQFLGKLQGRNCTMLLDAVRPTDVGPFYFRIEMPQYKSFTYPNTVTLDVKSNPEPPSMSVSVYEKVTASCTVSHSCPTILPRFSWTHSGSVSTRSKKMNAWQWETVSTLSFVPKSTDSNLLLNCTVLYRGGKRATSSMILSI, encoded by the exons ATGTTAAAAGGATTCGGAG TGATGAAGctgaagttgtgttttttctttctgctgttaAATG TGATCCATGATGTCCAGTCTCAATCTGCCACCAAATGGATAGCGAACATGCCAACAAGTATTCCTGTCCTGCAGGGCTCCTGTGTGGTTATTCCCTGCATCTACACTTATCCTAAGCCCACATCAAAGCGGATCCTGAACAGGTGGAAAGGATTCTGGATGAAAGGGAAAACTATCATCTCAACCAACATCCCCAAATGGAGACTGACTGAGGAGTTCAGAAAACGAACCCAGTTTTTAGGAAAACTGCAGGGACGCAACTGCACCATGCTGCTGGATGCTGTCAGGCCGACTGATGTTGGCCCTTTCTACTTCAGGATTGAAATGCCACAATACAAAAGCTTCACCTACCCAAACACAGTGACCCTTGATGTTAAAA GCAACCCAGAGCCTCCATCTATGTCTGTGTCGGTTTATGAAAAAGTAACTGCCTCCTGCACTGTGTCTCACTCCTGCCCAACGATTCTCCCTCGATTCTCCTGGACCCATTCTGGAAGCGTCTCTACCCGATCAAAGAAGATGAATGCATGGCAGTGGGAAACAGTGTCAACGCTGTCCTTTGTTCCTAAATCCACCGACTCCAACTTGCTTTTGAACTGTACAGTGCTGTACAGAGGAGGTAAGCGGGCGACGAGCTCCATGATTCTGTCAATATGA
- the LOC117946935 gene encoding myelin-associated glycoprotein-like isoform X2 produces MVMKLKLCFFFLLLNVIHDVQSQSATKWIANMPTSIPVLQGSCVVIPCIYTYPKPTSKRILNRWKGFWMKGKTIISTNIPKWRLTEEFRKRTQFLGKLQGRNCTMLLDAVRPTDVGPFYFRIEMPQYKSFTYPNTVTLDVKSNPEPPSMSVSVYEKVTASCTVSHSCPTILPRFSWTHSGSVSTRSKKMNAWQWETVSTLSFVPKSTDSNLLLNCTVLYRGGKRATSSMILSI; encoded by the exons ATGG TGATGAAGctgaagttgtgttttttctttctgctgttaAATG TGATCCATGATGTCCAGTCTCAATCTGCCACCAAATGGATAGCGAACATGCCAACAAGTATTCCTGTCCTGCAGGGCTCCTGTGTGGTTATTCCCTGCATCTACACTTATCCTAAGCCCACATCAAAGCGGATCCTGAACAGGTGGAAAGGATTCTGGATGAAAGGGAAAACTATCATCTCAACCAACATCCCCAAATGGAGACTGACTGAGGAGTTCAGAAAACGAACCCAGTTTTTAGGAAAACTGCAGGGACGCAACTGCACCATGCTGCTGGATGCTGTCAGGCCGACTGATGTTGGCCCTTTCTACTTCAGGATTGAAATGCCACAATACAAAAGCTTCACCTACCCAAACACAGTGACCCTTGATGTTAAAA GCAACCCAGAGCCTCCATCTATGTCTGTGTCGGTTTATGAAAAAGTAACTGCCTCCTGCACTGTGTCTCACTCCTGCCCAACGATTCTCCCTCGATTCTCCTGGACCCATTCTGGAAGCGTCTCTACCCGATCAAAGAAGATGAATGCATGGCAGTGGGAAACAGTGTCAACGCTGTCCTTTGTTCCTAAATCCACCGACTCCAACTTGCTTTTGAACTGTACAGTGCTGTACAGAGGAGGTAAGCGGGCGACGAGCTCCATGATTCTGTCAATATGA